AATTCCGTAATCCGAACAGTTAGGTTTTGTTTGATTCCAAAGTGGACGGCTTCCCATGTGACCGTTTCGTTTAACTCGATTAAGCCACTTGTTACACCACCAATCGCACGTTCATTTGTTTGACTTGTGGATTGGGTATGAATATCAATATCTCGCGCAACATCAAAGCAAATGTCACGAGGGGCATAAATAAACATATCTGTCTTTATGATTGGCACGTTATATCTTCCTTATCTTAAAATCTTAGTAACTTTTCACCTGCAGCAGGTCAAAACGGTTTCCATAGAGATCTTCAAACACAACCTCTGTTCCCCATGGCATTTCTTGGGGTTCACCTAAAAAGCGCACCCCTTTTTCTTTCATTATATGATATTCACGCAAACAGTCATCTGTTTCAATCACCAAAAATACATGATCCGCAGCTTGTGAACCTACACGTGCCTTTTTCTCATCATTATCGGCTTCTACAAATACAATTGCCGTTCCGCATTCTCGAGAAGGAGCAACTGTTACCCAGCGCATGCCTTCTCCAAATGAGTTGTCAGTAAGCAAAACAAACCCGAGCTTATTAATATAATAATCAATGGCTTCATCATAATCTGAAACAAGGATTGTGAGATGTCCAATTTTGCGACTCATTTTGCTACTCCTTTAAATTAAGCTTTGCTAAAGCATCTGCCAAAGCATTATTTGAAAAGTTATCATCTTGCTTTTTCATATAATTAGCAACTTCGCGTTTTGAAACTTTGCTGTTTTGGTTCTTTTTCCGTCTTTCTTGGAATGTAGACATTTTTTCACGGTGTCCGCATTTACAAGCAAACATTTGACCTTCACCCTGTCCGCGCAGTTCAAGCTTTTTGTGACAGTTTGGACAGCGTGCGTTCGTTACCTTTGAT
This genomic stretch from Metabacillus sp. B2-18 harbors:
- a CDS encoding VOC family protein, yielding MSRKIGHLTILVSDYDEAIDYYINKLGFVLLTDNSFGEGMRWVTVAPSRECGTAIVFVEADNDEKKARVGSQAADHVFLVIETDDCLREYHIMKEKGVRFLGEPQEMPWGTEVVFEDLYGNRFDLLQVKSY